Proteins encoded together in one Ictidomys tridecemlineatus isolate mIctTri1 chromosome 3, mIctTri1.hap1, whole genome shotgun sequence window:
- the LOC101974096 gene encoding diazepam-binding inhibitor-like 5 yields the protein MQVEFEFACAAIKQLKRPVSDQDKLLIYSYYKQATQGDCNIAAPPDSDAKAKAKWEAWNGNKGMSKMDAMRIYIDKVEELKKNEAG from the coding sequence ATGCAAGTGGAGTTTGAGTTCGCCTGTGCTGCGATCAAGCAGCTGAAACGTCCTGTGAGCGATCAGGATAAACTGCTGATATACAGCTACTACAAACAGGCCACTCAGGGTGACTGCAACATCGCTGCCCCTCCTGACTCAGATGCAAAAGCTAAAGCAAAGTGGGAGGCATGGAACGGGAACAAAGGGATGTCCAAGATGGATGCCATGAGGATCTATATTGACAAAGTGGAAGAGCTGAAGAAAAATGAGGCTGGTTAA